A genomic segment from Gracilimonas sediminicola encodes:
- a CDS encoding PorV/PorQ family protein, whose protein sequence is MKFIKALIKSCLLFLIGGLLYSQSAYAQTSYGDDRAGTEGFQFAKISIDARSAAMGNSNMADAIDGSSLYWNPANASVLGSSNVMLNHTQYVADINLEYLSYIHKLGRFAIGGSIQYLNSGEINETTEFEPLGTGRTFSTHHISAGLTGSHQITDLFSYGITLRYLSENYIDITYQTGAIDFGFLYYVGDTGLRFGVSLNNFGFEAAPSGTAEYETLDGMVEQEPTSDLSLPTRFNIAAAYNVIENENHELLVTAQITNPSDNSEQLNVGVEYGFIGQFFVRSGYEFGVEERVWPSFGAGVQVPFMEKVLKADYGYTVFERLGGIHRIGLSVAL, encoded by the coding sequence ATGAAATTCATTAAAGCATTGATAAAAAGTTGTTTGTTGTTTCTTATCGGAGGGTTGCTTTACAGCCAAAGTGCCTATGCCCAAACCAGCTATGGTGATGACCGGGCAGGGACGGAAGGCTTTCAGTTTGCCAAGATTTCCATAGATGCCAGAAGTGCGGCAATGGGTAATTCAAATATGGCCGATGCCATTGATGGATCAAGCCTGTATTGGAATCCGGCCAATGCATCGGTACTCGGCAGTTCCAATGTGATGCTGAATCACACCCAATATGTTGCCGATATCAACCTTGAGTATTTGAGCTATATTCACAAACTCGGACGTTTTGCCATTGGTGGCAGTATCCAATACCTGAATTCCGGGGAAATTAATGAGACTACCGAATTTGAACCCCTGGGAACTGGCCGAACCTTTAGTACCCATCACATTTCCGCGGGGCTGACCGGTTCGCATCAGATTACGGATCTTTTTAGTTATGGAATTACTCTGAGATACCTGTCCGAAAATTATATTGACATTACCTATCAAACAGGAGCCATCGACTTTGGTTTTCTATACTATGTGGGCGATACCGGCCTTCGGTTTGGGGTGAGCCTGAATAACTTTGGTTTCGAAGCTGCTCCTTCAGGCACAGCTGAATATGAAACCCTCGATGGTATGGTGGAGCAAGAGCCAACCAGCGATTTATCACTGCCTACAAGGTTCAATATCGCGGCAGCTTATAATGTCATCGAAAATGAAAATCACGAGCTTCTGGTAACGGCTCAAATCACTAATCCAAGTGACAACTCTGAGCAGTTAAATGTGGGTGTTGAGTATGGTTTTATCGGCCAGTTTTTTGTGAGAAGCGGATACGAATTCGGTGTTGAAGAAAGAGTTTGGCCAAGCTTCGGGGCCGGCGTTCAGGTCCCATTTATGGAAAAAGTATTAAAAGCAGATTACGGATACACCGTGTTTGAGCGTTTAGGTGGAATTCACAGAATTGGTTTAAGTGTAGCGCTATGA